From Zingiber officinale cultivar Zhangliang chromosome 5B, Zo_v1.1, whole genome shotgun sequence, the proteins below share one genomic window:
- the LOC121985614 gene encoding transcription factor MYB28-like yields MGGHSCCYKQKLRKGLWSPEEDEKLIKHITKYGHGCWSSVPKLAGLQRCGKSCRLRWINYLRPDLKRGTFSQQEEELIIELHAVLGNRWSKIAAHLPGRTDNEIKNLWNSCIKKKLKQRGIDPSTHQPVADSAVASSEKNSGASSDPRVPVAANAEAGGLLEQLTPSAAEESITSRPGKEVFSDQFLVGHEAAASSGRSSLGFFPFGLAAADCVVQSHLLWPSHDLAMSAAAVSASIFSTSVAAPTPPPACLDGASIGSWYEADCFAGGRRSVVEESRGGGGGGMFPWSDLPTSDKDIQAQLGGEGEGEELKWLEYLHGALPPPLQPAQTAPFGAGTQFAASCLSNWQQSQQFLLEQQQIQAPEIYGKDFHHQIWNPNLSKPQI; encoded by the exons ATGGGTGGGCACTCCTGCTGCTACAAGCAGAAGCTCAGGAAGGGCCTCTGGTCGCCTGAGGAAGATGAGAAGCTCATCAAACACATTACCAAGTACGGCCATGGCTGCTGGAGCTCGGTTCCCAAGCTAGCAG GGCTCCAGAGGTGTGGGAAAAGTTGCAGGTTGAGGTGGATTAATTACTTGAGGCCTGACCTCAAGAGAGGTACATTCTCGCAGCAAGAAGAAGAACTCATAATTGAGCTCCATGCCGTGCTGGGAAACAG gtggtcgaagattgCGGCGCACTTGCCGGGGAGGacggacaacgagatcaagaACTTGTGGAATTCGTGCATCAAGAAGAAGCTGAAGCAGCGAGGGATCGATCCCAGCACCCACCAGCCGGTGGCCGACAGCGCGGTGGCTAGCAGCGAGAAGAACTCGGGCGCGTCGAGCGACCCCCGAGTCCCCGTGGCGGCCAACGCGGAGGCGGGGGGGCTGCTTGAGCAGCTGACGCCGTCGGCGGCGGAAGAGAGCATCACGTCGCGGCCGGGGAAAGAGGTGTTCTCGGACCAGTTCCTGGTGGGCCACGAGGCTGCGGCCTCGAGCGGACGCTCTTCGCTTGGGTTCTTCCCCTTCGGCCTCGCCGCCGCAGACTGCGTCGTCCAAAGCCACCTACTCTGGCCCAGCCATGACCTCGCAATGTCGGCCGCGGCGGTCTCCGCCTCGATTTTCTCGACCTCGGTGGCGGCTCCGACGCCTCCACCCGCGTGCCTCGACGGCGCCTCCATCGGGAGCTGGTACGAGGCGGATTGCTTCGCCGGCGGCCGCCGCAGCGTCGTGGAGGAAAgcagaggcggcggcggcggggggATGTTCCCATGGTCTGACCTGCCGACGTCCGACAAGGACATCCAGGCCCAGCTCGGAGGCGAGGGCGAGGGAGAGGAGCTCAAGTGGTTGGAGTACCTCCATGGCGCGCTTCCCCCGCCGTTGCAACCGGCGCAGACTGCTCCGTTCGGGGCGGGAACCCAATTCGCCGCGAGTTGCCTGAGCAATTGGCAGCAGAGCCAACAATTTCTGCTGGAGCAGCAGCAGATTCAAGCTCCGGAGATTTACGGCAAGGATTTCCACCACCAAATCTGGAATCCAAACCTATCAAAACCTCAAATTTAG